A section of the Marinoscillum sp. 108 genome encodes:
- a CDS encoding response regulator transcription factor, which produces MKNKIRILLVDDHPMIRDAIRQYFSTNEEIEILDEANNGQEALQKLEEKDFDLIITDMAMPDMNGVEFMTALQDRQIKQDVLVVSMINEVSQIKKMISLGAKGYVLKNSPKEEILKAIKTISGGENYYTREVYDIIMGQLSGKKPALQRISLEVSLTKREKEIVRLIMEEHSNQVIADMLFISVRTVEAHKRNILEKTGCKTMAGLAIYAIEKGIV; this is translated from the coding sequence ATGAAAAACAAGATTAGGATCCTTTTGGTAGATGATCATCCCATGATCAGGGACGCCATCCGGCAATACTTTTCTACAAATGAAGAAATAGAGATTCTGGATGAAGCCAATAATGGACAGGAAGCCCTCCAAAAACTTGAAGAGAAAGATTTTGATCTGATTATCACCGATATGGCCATGCCAGATATGAATGGGGTGGAGTTTATGACGGCCCTTCAGGATCGACAAATCAAACAGGATGTCCTGGTAGTTTCCATGATCAATGAAGTCTCTCAAATTAAGAAGATGATAAGTCTGGGTGCCAAGGGGTATGTGCTAAAGAATAGCCCAAAAGAGGAAATACTCAAGGCCATCAAAACCATAAGTGGTGGCGAAAACTACTACACACGTGAAGTATATGACATCATCATGGGGCAGTTGTCTGGTAAAAAACCTGCCTTGCAGCGTATTTCACTGGAGGTATCTCTTACGAAACGTGAAAAGGAGATCGTAAGGTTGATTATGGAGGAGCATTCCAATCAGGTGATTGCGGATATGCTCTTTATTAGCGTAAGAACCGTGGAAGCACATAAACGTAACATCCTCGAAAAGACAGGTTGCAAGACCATGGCCGGCCTGGCCATATACGCCATCGAGAAAGGCATCGTTTGA
- a CDS encoding S1 RNA-binding domain-containing protein: MSLPLVEIGRINKLEVLKSTEQGLYLGDSVEEILLPNKYIPEGLEIGDYIDVFIYTDSEDRLIATTLTPHIMRGEFAYLKVKDATSFGTFMDWGLEKDLLVPFKEQLERMDVGKSYLVYMYLDNVTDRLVGSTHLNKFVEQNTIELEEGEEVQILVGNDTDLGFQCIVNGKYKGLVYKNQIFKDIQPGDTTSAFVKQIRPDNKIDLVLERTGHESIEPNAEKVFEVLKKNEGFLPLHDKSDPDEIKRLLQMSKKNFKKAIGTLYRQRLVTLDDKGITLK; encoded by the coding sequence ATGTCGTTACCATTAGTCGAAATAGGCAGAATCAATAAGCTTGAAGTTTTAAAGTCCACAGAACAAGGGCTATACCTCGGGGACAGTGTTGAAGAAATATTATTGCCCAATAAGTACATTCCCGAAGGTCTTGAAATAGGGGATTATATAGATGTTTTTATCTATACAGACTCTGAGGACCGATTGATTGCTACCACCTTGACCCCTCACATCATGCGGGGAGAGTTTGCTTATTTAAAAGTAAAGGATGCCACTTCCTTCGGTACTTTTATGGACTGGGGGTTGGAAAAGGACCTGTTGGTTCCCTTCAAAGAGCAATTGGAACGTATGGATGTAGGCAAATCTTATTTGGTCTACATGTACCTGGACAATGTGACCGATCGCCTTGTTGGTTCTACACACCTCAACAAGTTTGTGGAGCAAAATACGATCGAACTGGAAGAGGGTGAAGAAGTGCAGATATTGGTGGGCAATGATACTGATCTGGGCTTTCAGTGCATTGTGAATGGTAAATACAAGGGCCTGGTTTATAAGAACCAAATCTTTAAGGATATCCAGCCGGGAGATACCACGTCGGCTTTTGTGAAGCAAATAAGGCCTGACAATAAGATAGATCTGGTGCTGGAGCGTACTGGCCACGAAAGCATTGAACCCAATGCTGAGAAAGTTTTTGAGGTACTAAAGAAGAACGAAGGTTTTCTGCCACTTCATGATAAGAGTGATCCTGACGAAATCAAGCGACTTCTTCAAATGAGCAAAAAGAATTTCAAAAAGGCTATTGGTACCCTCTACAGACAACGACTCGTGACCCTTGATGACAAGGGAATTACCCTGAAATAG
- a CDS encoding alpha-amylase family glycosyl hydrolase, which translates to MYKALFILLIALAGLGCSEKPTSEAVEQPPVFKWENATIYFLLTDRFYNGNPENDTNYGRKPDGAVLRSFMGGDLQGITMKIEEGYFDDLGVDAIWFNPPVEQIHGYVDEGTGKTYGYHGYWARDWTAIDPNFGTMEDLKSLVKVAHEHGIRILMDVVVNHTGPVSPEDSQWPDAWVRTSPQCTYTDAASTIACTLVENLPDILTDSDEEVALPDFLIEKWTQEGRLEEEVAELDAFFEKTGYPRAPRFYIMKWLTDYVREMGIDGYRVDTAKHTEASIWGELYKLASEAFKDWKSTSPAEVLDDEDFFMVGEVYGYGIQNGQNYFYNAEDSVNFFENGFKSLINFSMKGDAGRVPEEVFSYYANQLSTVLSGYTVLNYVSSHDDGGPFDRERTNGYLAGTMLMLTPGQAQIYYGDETSRPLQAEGAQGDANLRTMMNWADLDTPEVQGLLSHWQRLGQFRKDHVAVGAGKHQLMNETPYTFSRTYSDAATGDRVIVVMDNDGSAVNSEGIFEDGERVTNYYTGETTDVANGEISFEEGVGLLLIGRRP; encoded by the coding sequence ATGTACAAAGCCCTCTTTATATTACTCATCGCCCTTGCCGGCTTAGGATGTTCTGAAAAGCCCACTTCTGAGGCAGTAGAACAGCCACCAGTCTTCAAATGGGAGAATGCGACGATCTATTTCCTGTTGACGGATCGTTTTTATAACGGTAATCCCGAGAATGACACGAACTATGGTCGTAAGCCAGATGGAGCGGTTTTAAGGAGCTTTATGGGCGGAGATTTGCAAGGAATTACGATGAAAATAGAGGAAGGCTACTTTGACGACTTGGGGGTTGATGCCATTTGGTTTAATCCACCAGTGGAGCAGATTCATGGCTATGTGGACGAGGGTACTGGTAAAACCTATGGATACCACGGTTACTGGGCGCGTGACTGGACGGCCATTGATCCCAATTTTGGTACCATGGAAGACCTCAAAAGTCTTGTGAAAGTAGCACACGAGCATGGGATTCGTATTTTAATGGATGTGGTGGTGAACCATACCGGACCCGTCTCACCAGAAGACAGCCAGTGGCCGGATGCCTGGGTGCGAACCTCCCCGCAGTGCACTTATACAGATGCCGCTTCCACCATAGCCTGTACACTGGTAGAAAACTTGCCGGATATCCTAACGGATAGTGACGAGGAAGTGGCGCTTCCCGATTTTCTGATTGAGAAGTGGACCCAGGAGGGACGATTGGAGGAAGAAGTGGCCGAATTGGATGCGTTTTTTGAAAAAACAGGCTATCCTCGTGCGCCCAGGTTTTACATCATGAAATGGCTGACTGACTATGTGCGCGAAATGGGAATTGATGGCTATAGAGTGGATACAGCTAAACATACCGAAGCTTCTATCTGGGGAGAGCTCTATAAGCTCGCCAGCGAAGCCTTTAAGGATTGGAAATCAACTTCACCGGCGGAAGTACTGGATGACGAGGACTTTTTCATGGTCGGGGAGGTGTATGGATACGGTATTCAGAATGGTCAAAATTACTTTTATAATGCTGAGGACAGTGTCAATTTTTTCGAAAATGGCTTTAAAAGTCTGATCAACTTCTCTATGAAAGGTGATGCTGGCAGAGTGCCGGAAGAGGTTTTTTCCTATTATGCCAATCAACTCAGCACTGTTCTTAGTGGCTATACAGTGCTCAATTATGTGAGTTCTCATGATGATGGTGGGCCTTTTGATCGCGAAAGAACCAACGGCTACTTGGCCGGTACCATGCTAATGCTCACACCTGGACAGGCCCAGATCTATTATGGGGATGAAACGTCCCGGCCATTACAAGCGGAGGGCGCTCAGGGAGATGCCAACCTTCGCACTATGATGAATTGGGCGGATCTGGATACTCCGGAGGTTCAGGGCTTGCTATCACACTGGCAGCGACTGGGACAGTTCAGAAAGGATCATGTCGCCGTTGGTGCTGGGAAGCATCAGCTCATGAACGAAACGCCTTATACCTTTTCAAGAACCTATAGTGATGCAGCTACAGGTGATCGGGTGATAGTGGTGATGGATAATGATGGTAGTGCGGTTAACTCCGAGGGGATTTTCGAGGATGGGGAGCGTGTAACGAATTACTATACGGGTGAAACCACTGATGTGGCGAATGGTGAAATCTCTTTTGAGGAAGGGGTAGGACTGCTCTTGATCGGAAGGCGCCCTTAA
- a CDS encoding peptidylprolyl isomerase, with amino-acid sequence MKKAEIHTKKGVMKINFFEQDAPKAVANFISLAEKGFYDGLTFHRVIPDFVIQGGCPKGTGAGGPGYTIDCELDGDNQYHDRGVLSMAHAGRNTGGSQFFICHSRKNTAHLDRNHTVFGKVVEGLEVIDAIREDDVMEKVVITEA; translated from the coding sequence ATGAAAAAAGCAGAAATACATACCAAAAAGGGTGTGATGAAAATCAATTTCTTCGAGCAAGACGCTCCTAAAGCCGTGGCTAACTTTATCTCTTTAGCAGAGAAGGGGTTTTATGACGGATTGACATTTCATCGCGTGATACCTGATTTCGTGATCCAGGGTGGTTGCCCAAAAGGAACCGGAGCAGGTGGCCCCGGATATACCATAGATTGTGAATTGGACGGTGACAATCAGTATCACGACCGTGGAGTGCTTTCGATGGCGCACGCAGGCAGGAATACAGGGGGTTCACAGTTTTTCATCTGTCATAGCCGAAAAAACACCGCACACCTGGATAGAAATCACACAGTGTTCGGAAAGGTGGTTGAAGGGTTGGAAGTAATTGATGCCATCAGAGAAGATGATGTGATGGAGAAAGTGGTCATCACTGAAGCGTAA
- a CDS encoding DUF4956 domain-containing protein — MFDKFLEGNQYYDYPSFEVAIFSLLLALVLSTSIAYIYRFTNGDEFYSKSFFQAMVLSALVTSMIMMAVGNNLAVGFGIIGAVAIIRFRTNIQNPRNVIFIFAALSVGIASGVHGYAVAIAGTIIFCITAILLYWSPAGGKMSHKFEVICQSSDHELIQEVKAYLIARSKSFDELELRKRTELNNRYEYLIFLEDESHILEIFEYLQSLEGISDVRIIKKPIPEQL; from the coding sequence ATGTTTGACAAGTTCCTTGAAGGCAATCAATATTATGACTATCCTTCATTCGAGGTGGCCATTTTTTCCCTCTTACTCGCCCTGGTACTCAGTACTTCCATTGCCTATATTTATCGTTTCACCAATGGTGATGAGTTCTATTCCAAAAGCTTTTTTCAGGCGATGGTTTTGAGTGCACTTGTCACTTCTATGATCATGATGGCTGTGGGTAATAACCTTGCTGTGGGGTTTGGAATTATCGGGGCTGTGGCCATTATTCGTTTTCGCACCAATATTCAAAATCCCAGAAATGTTATTTTCATTTTTGCAGCGCTTTCCGTTGGGATTGCATCCGGTGTACATGGGTATGCCGTGGCCATTGCGGGTACCATCATTTTCTGCATTACGGCCATACTTTTATACTGGTCACCTGCTGGGGGGAAGATGAGTCACAAGTTTGAGGTGATTTGCCAGTCTTCTGATCATGAGTTGATTCAGGAAGTCAAGGCATATCTGATTGCCAGGAGCAAGTCATTCGACGAATTGGAACTGAGGAAGCGCACCGAGTTGAACAACCGCTATGAATACCTGATCTTCCTGGAGGACGAAAGCCATATTCTGGAGATTTTTGAATACCTCCAATCCCTGGAGGGAATTTCCGATGTGCGGATCATTAAGAAACCAATCCCCGAACAACTTTAA
- a CDS encoding HlyD family secretion protein, protein MSKKLFVLIWVVLGVSLAVISLRYKSRTEALVAVVESQVTAVSYQKPVIIERIYVIPGQEVNVGDTLVVVSRPDLNLDIERKTNEQERVVSGIVQANQDYLSKKELLTIEREGKINRLISERSELQTELNQQTRIRQQLSGGMLSTTADSLKIIQLKAIETEISDLKRFYAQEIQRQQLQLNEQLEIQKKEIELIEKELQALYDERNTLVRVAKFQGIVGTLDVHLDELVPAFKTLLSIYESHPSIIKAYINERFTSMVKPGDTVKVVSENRLYSITGYVKELGARITAYPGKIQSPTANTVSYGQEIFISIPTDNSFLNGEKVFVYPQMSTTQ, encoded by the coding sequence ATGAGTAAAAAATTATTTGTATTGATCTGGGTTGTATTGGGTGTCTCCCTTGCGGTCATTTCCTTAAGGTATAAAAGCAGAACAGAGGCGTTGGTGGCAGTGGTGGAGTCGCAGGTGACTGCCGTGAGTTATCAGAAGCCGGTCATTATAGAAAGAATCTACGTCATTCCGGGCCAGGAGGTCAACGTGGGAGACACTCTGGTGGTGGTTTCCAGACCGGACCTTAACCTGGATATCGAAAGGAAAACCAACGAGCAGGAGCGCGTGGTTTCAGGTATAGTCCAGGCCAATCAGGACTACCTGAGCAAGAAAGAGCTTCTTACTATAGAAAGAGAAGGGAAGATCAACAGGCTAATCTCCGAAAGAAGCGAATTGCAGACAGAGCTCAACCAACAAACGCGAATCCGCCAGCAGTTGTCCGGAGGAATGCTTTCCACCACAGCAGACTCATTGAAAATCATTCAGCTAAAGGCCATTGAAACAGAAATATCTGACTTGAAGCGATTCTACGCCCAGGAGATCCAACGTCAGCAGTTGCAATTAAACGAGCAATTGGAAATCCAGAAAAAGGAGATTGAGCTGATCGAAAAAGAGCTTCAGGCCCTTTATGACGAGCGAAACACCCTCGTGAGGGTGGCTAAGTTTCAGGGCATCGTGGGCACGCTGGATGTACATTTGGATGAACTCGTGCCGGCTTTCAAAACCCTTTTGTCCATTTATGAGTCTCACCCTTCCATCATCAAAGCATATATCAACGAACGTTTTACCTCTATGGTAAAGCCAGGAGATACGGTGAAGGTGGTTTCTGAAAATAGGCTATATAGCATTACCGGGTATGTGAAGGAGCTGGGTGCGCGGATTACGGCATATCCTGGTAAAATTCAGTCACCAACGGCCAACACAGTGAGTTACGGACAGGAGATCTTCATCAGCATCCCTACGGACAATAGCTTTCTGAACGGGGAGAAGGTTTTTGTATATCCTCAGATGTCTACCACGCAATGA
- a CDS encoding nucleoid-structuring protein H-NS — MRQKRLNISLINTTLLLALIVGFSACKNKKKVAEVSDPQEVRDQIEEELAEDQTEEMEEPEERIATKEPNKSQKLENYFTAIANAPSATSANGSISEALTMFGRPDAPVLIVIYRKDGSTDYDEPTTIKKYLEYLKDTGNNKAKVEEMVLDDYGKIKELVLKK, encoded by the coding sequence ATGAGACAAAAAAGATTGAATATTTCGCTGATCAATACCACGCTTTTGCTAGCGCTGATTGTGGGCTTTTCAGCATGTAAAAACAAAAAGAAAGTTGCCGAAGTTTCGGATCCGCAGGAAGTAAGAGACCAAATAGAAGAAGAGCTGGCCGAAGACCAAACGGAAGAAATGGAAGAGCCTGAAGAACGAATCGCCACGAAGGAGCCTAATAAATCTCAAAAGCTGGAGAACTATTTTACAGCCATAGCGAATGCTCCCTCTGCCACCTCTGCCAATGGAAGCATTAGCGAGGCATTAACCATGTTTGGCAGACCCGATGCACCAGTGCTCATCGTGATCTATCGCAAAGATGGTAGCACTGACTATGACGAACCCACCACCATCAAGAAGTACTTGGAATACCTGAAGGACACGGGAAACAACAAGGCCAAGGTGGAAGAAATGGTGTTGGATGATTATGGCAAAATCAAAGAATTGGTGCTGAAGAAGTAA
- a CDS encoding carboxylesterase encodes MKRLLKILILPLILFLVYLLGPRPQFDELEGPNIKLMNISLDSLDRYVKAKDLDIPDLKADNASRIVWADSIRKTRYSVVYLHGFSASPMESNPTHLDFARQFGFNIYLPLLAGHGRNSVESFADLQPNDLIRDAKEAIAIGQLIGEDVIVMSCSTGSTLAIYLAGENKELIDALIMYSPNIALKDPTAKLVTGPWGRQIIQQVVGPYWNPNAPEEGGDGQKYWTRTYRTEGLIALQSLLDQTMTTEVFEKITQPYFLGYYYKNEAEQDGTISTDAIRSFVLQTATSETQKMVVPFPDAGEHVIANPLKGRSVQNVQDSTARFAEQILKLTGIR; translated from the coding sequence ATGAAACGCTTGCTGAAAATTCTGATCCTTCCCCTGATCCTTTTTCTCGTCTATCTCCTTGGTCCCAGGCCTCAGTTTGATGAGTTAGAAGGCCCAAATATCAAGCTGATGAATATCTCGCTGGATAGTCTGGATCGCTATGTGAAGGCGAAAGATCTGGACATTCCTGACCTGAAGGCAGATAATGCATCAAGAATTGTATGGGCAGACAGTATCAGGAAAACGAGATACAGTGTGGTCTATTTACATGGCTTCTCCGCCAGCCCAATGGAGTCCAACCCAACACATTTAGATTTTGCACGACAATTTGGGTTTAACATTTACCTCCCTTTGCTCGCGGGTCACGGGCGCAATAGCGTAGAGTCCTTTGCTGACCTTCAGCCCAATGACCTGATCAGAGATGCAAAGGAAGCCATTGCCATTGGCCAACTCATTGGAGAGGACGTCATTGTGATGTCATGTAGTACCGGTAGCACTCTGGCTATCTATCTGGCAGGTGAAAATAAGGAGCTGATAGATGCTTTGATTATGTATTCACCAAACATTGCCTTAAAAGACCCAACAGCTAAACTCGTGACGGGCCCCTGGGGCAGACAGATCATTCAGCAGGTAGTGGGCCCTTACTGGAACCCTAACGCTCCGGAAGAGGGCGGTGACGGGCAAAAATATTGGACCAGAACGTATCGAACCGAGGGGCTTATCGCATTGCAGTCGCTGCTGGACCAAACCATGACCACAGAAGTCTTTGAGAAGATCACTCAGCCTTATTTTCTTGGTTATTATTATAAAAACGAGGCGGAGCAGGATGGAACCATCTCCACAGATGCGATTCGGTCGTTTGTCTTGCAGACAGCTACCTCTGAGACTCAAAAGATGGTGGTGCCTTTTCCTGATGCCGGAGAGCACGTAATTGCCAATCCCCTGAAAGGTAGAAGTGTACAGAATGTACAGGACTCTACTGCTCGGTTTGCGGAGCAGATTCTGAAGCTGACCGGCATTCGATAA
- a CDS encoding ubiquinol-cytochrome c reductase iron-sulfur subunit, producing the protein MDKRAFIKKASLVTVLASFGLTLESCSSDDEPTPGNTSKTTIDLNTSPFSSLKSPGGWVLHPTQKILLVNVGGTISAFSSVCTHEGCSTDWSFSGEFLCGCHGSRFDTSGNVTNGPASRPLSRISVARDGDILTLG; encoded by the coding sequence ATGGATAAAAGGGCATTTATAAAGAAAGCCAGTTTAGTGACCGTTCTGGCTAGTTTTGGTTTGACACTTGAAAGTTGCTCATCTGATGATGAACCAACGCCTGGCAATACATCTAAAACCACTATTGATCTGAATACCTCACCATTTTCCAGCCTCAAGTCTCCCGGAGGATGGGTGCTGCATCCTACCCAAAAGATCTTGCTCGTGAACGTGGGTGGCACGATCAGTGCCTTTTCCAGTGTTTGTACACACGAAGGCTGCTCTACAGACTGGAGCTTTAGTGGTGAATTCTTATGTGGCTGTCATGGCTCCAGGTTCGACACCTCAGGCAATGTCACCAACGGGCCAGCTTCACGTCCGCTTTCCAGAATATCAGTAGCGAGAGATGGTGATATACTCACATTGGGATAG
- a CDS encoding leucine-rich repeat domain-containing protein yields the protein MTKTSLKAVFIFLTFTLLFGTIKTFGQENQTTETDEAYLSEVRGLVSFYQYMLNTVGSSKTPTRDKEAILTESYKKIFLNRQVQVEDDLLPDRNAITNKDVSGYLRDVDFFFKDISFSFEDIQITKAERENGKAYFLVEFQNTIEAVTLEGNPFKNTSRRFLEVNVNEEESDLKIVSVYTTKISREKELRNWWENLSYGWTRIFKAYVDFDTISDEALFKIAAIDSINLSGNQMIQDIRPLAALRALRVLDISNTKVDDLGPLRYAMKLEKLSASNTRLSNIDVLQYFENLKQLDLSQTLVQDIMAIGGLIRLETLNLSGSNVIVFTPLRSLTSLKMVDFSNTAFTDPEVLIGSTQLQKALLSRTGVKTLSVLSGFKALKVLDLSETYISSLVGLENHPALEQLSINQTTVNTLSPLRDCSKLKKVYADYTGVSESQASQLMSAKPGLVVVINSEKVIEWWKNLPFDWKTVLTQRVGLSNPSKEDVIKLLNIDSLDVSNQQLVSSKPLEKFTRLRCLNVSKNLFTDLRFTAGMSDLEFLVGEKLPIETLAGLEQNKNLKYVIVKGSLIQDIRSIQSLNKLILVDVDQSKITEDRVRAFLKVNPETVVVYQSEALLSWWEELSDPWRRAFGLSKTDAFTLHQLIESRSVKIENTPISSLRPLDRFINLKEVSLSNTGVTSLIDLNVHEGIEQITCKNGPLMDLEGLASLQYLRLLDISNTAVDDLRPISDNQTLMTLNCSGTNVKKLKGLEALRQLEVLNISNTRVWQLDRLYDISGLKSLICYNTRIRSHKIDEFKGVFPNCEVTFY from the coding sequence ATGACCAAAACTAGCCTGAAGGCCGTTTTCATATTCCTGACTTTTACCTTACTCTTTGGCACGATCAAAACTTTCGGCCAGGAGAATCAAACCACAGAAACAGACGAAGCCTATCTGTCTGAAGTGAGAGGTTTGGTGTCCTTTTATCAGTATATGCTCAATACCGTGGGATCTTCCAAAACCCCTACAAGAGATAAGGAAGCGATTCTCACCGAGAGTTATAAGAAGATCTTTCTAAACCGGCAGGTGCAGGTGGAGGATGACCTGCTGCCCGACCGCAACGCCATCACCAACAAGGATGTGTCCGGCTACCTCAGGGATGTGGATTTTTTCTTTAAGGACATCTCTTTTTCATTTGAGGATATCCAAATAACAAAGGCCGAACGGGAAAATGGAAAGGCCTATTTTCTGGTAGAGTTCCAAAATACGATTGAGGCGGTTACGCTGGAGGGTAATCCCTTCAAGAATACTTCCAGGCGCTTTCTGGAGGTGAACGTAAATGAAGAGGAATCTGACCTGAAAATTGTCAGTGTATACACCACCAAAATCAGTCGGGAAAAAGAACTGCGAAACTGGTGGGAGAACTTGTCTTATGGTTGGACACGCATCTTCAAGGCCTATGTAGACTTTGATACCATATCGGATGAGGCACTTTTTAAGATAGCCGCCATAGATAGTATCAATTTGTCTGGAAACCAGATGATACAGGACATTCGTCCACTGGCTGCGCTGAGAGCATTGAGGGTATTGGACATCAGCAATACCAAGGTAGATGACCTGGGGCCACTGCGGTATGCCATGAAGCTGGAGAAATTAAGTGCATCGAATACGCGCCTCTCAAATATTGACGTACTTCAGTACTTCGAAAACCTTAAACAGCTTGACCTCTCACAGACCCTCGTTCAAGATATTATGGCTATCGGAGGACTTATCCGTCTGGAAACGCTGAACCTATCAGGTTCTAATGTAATTGTATTCACGCCGCTCAGAAGTCTGACCAGCTTGAAGATGGTTGACTTTTCCAACACGGCTTTTACAGATCCGGAAGTGCTTATTGGTAGTACACAACTCCAAAAAGCCCTGTTATCACGAACTGGTGTGAAGACGTTATCTGTACTCAGCGGCTTCAAAGCTTTGAAAGTGCTGGACTTGTCTGAAACTTATATCAGCAGCCTTGTCGGCCTGGAGAATCACCCCGCACTGGAGCAACTCTCAATTAATCAGACCACTGTCAACACCCTGAGCCCATTGCGAGACTGCTCGAAATTGAAGAAAGTCTATGCGGACTACACAGGAGTATCAGAGTCACAGGCCTCTCAGTTGATGTCTGCCAAACCTGGATTGGTGGTGGTGATCAACAGTGAAAAGGTGATCGAATGGTGGAAAAATCTACCTTTTGATTGGAAAACCGTGCTTACTCAAAGGGTTGGACTTTCAAATCCTAGCAAAGAGGATGTGATCAAATTACTCAATATCGATTCGCTGGATGTGAGCAACCAGCAGCTGGTGTCCTCAAAACCTTTGGAAAAATTCACGAGACTCAGGTGTCTAAACGTCAGTAAGAACCTATTTACTGATCTGCGATTTACAGCAGGAATGTCTGATCTTGAGTTTCTGGTGGGAGAGAAGCTCCCCATAGAGACATTGGCCGGATTGGAGCAAAACAAAAACCTCAAGTACGTCATTGTGAAGGGGAGCCTCATTCAGGACATCAGGTCTATACAATCCCTCAATAAGCTCATACTGGTCGATGTGGACCAATCGAAAATCACTGAAGATCGGGTAAGGGCTTTTTTGAAAGTGAACCCCGAGACTGTCGTTGTTTATCAGTCGGAAGCTTTGCTATCGTGGTGGGAAGAACTTTCTGATCCCTGGAGAAGGGCCTTTGGTTTGAGTAAAACAGACGCTTTTACTTTGCATCAGCTCATCGAGAGCCGCTCTGTCAAAATAGAAAACACTCCAATTTCCTCGCTCAGGCCGCTGGATAGATTTATCAATTTGAAGGAGGTTTCACTCTCCAATACCGGAGTGACTAGTCTGATTGACCTCAATGTTCATGAAGGGATAGAGCAAATCACCTGCAAAAATGGCCCGCTGATGGACCTGGAAGGATTGGCGTCATTACAGTACCTGCGATTGCTGGACATCTCCAATACAGCGGTGGACGACCTGAGGCCGATCAGTGACAACCAGACCCTGATGACCCTGAACTGTTCAGGTACCAATGTCAAGAAATTGAAAGGGCTGGAGGCACTGCGCCAGCTTGAGGTATTAAATATAAGCAACACAAGAGTTTGGCAACTGGACAGGCTTTACGATATTAGCGGTCTGAAATCACTCATTTGCTACAATACCAGAATTCGGTCTCATAAGATTGACGAATTCAAGGGAGTTTTCCCTAACTGTGAGGTGACTTTTTATTAA